A part of Vulcanisaeta moutnovskia 768-28 genomic DNA contains:
- a CDS encoding helix-turn-helix domain-containing protein, with product MRLIKLVLEHDDWASTIPSNVQARTIKSIPNGNKDLINALILIKAPNTRTIKETLYIIKKNERIKNIEVLGNAVTRSYAMVLLSILAKYTDSITEIAVNTSAIFSEHIHDNKEYWTFLINSKSTEGILIQDIKEKAEVLSYYHVDIKNIFKNYTRHVLTDNEHKILRAAYEQGYFEWPKNANAEEISKSLNINKVTFIQELRRAIRKLVLKELDSGNIDFMGFY from the coding sequence ATGAGATTGATAAAACTCGTTCTAGAACATGATGATTGGGCAAGTACTATTCCTAGTAATGTACAGGCGCGAACTATAAAAAGTATTCCTAATGGAAATAAGGATCTCATTAATGCATTAATACTAATAAAAGCCCCTAATACACGTACCATTAAGGAAACACTATACATAATCAAGAAAAATGAACGTATAAAAAATATAGAAGTACTTGGTAATGCAGTAACGAGAAGCTATGCCATGGTTTTATTAAGTATCTTAGCAAAATATACAGATAGTATTACAGAAATAGCAGTTAATACGTCAGCAATATTTAGTGAGCATATACATGATAATAAGGAATACTGGACGTTTCTTATTAATAGCAAATCGACAGAGGGTATCCTTATTCAAGATATAAAAGAAAAGGCCGAAGTACTATCGTATTATCATGTTGATATTAAGAATATATTCAAAAATTATACTAGGCATGTCCTTACTGATAATGAGCATAAAATTTTAAGGGCAGCGTATGAACAAGGATATTTTGAGTGGCCTAAGAATGCAAATGCCGAAGAGATCTCTAAATCCCTTAATATAAATAAGGTTACTTTTATTCAAGAATTAAGAAGAGCAATTCGTAAATTAGTATTAAAGGAATTAGATTCTGGCAATATCGATTTTATGGGATTTTATTGA